From one Botrytis cinerea B05.10 chromosome 7, complete sequence genomic stretch:
- the Bcole1 gene encoding Bcole1 has product MASNVSPPSSMAKTSEPNRNKKYDPKKPHITEEPITKANWYKHVNWLNVTLIVGVPIYGLIMAYWTPLQWKTAVWAVLYYFMTGLGITAGYHRLWAHSSYSATLPLKIFLAAVGGGAVEGSIRWWSRDHRAHHRYTDTDKDPYSVRKGLLYSHFGWMIMKQNPKRIGRTDISDLNDDPVVVWQHRNYIKTVIFMGMVFPCLVTGLGWGDWFGGFIYAGILRIFFVQQATFCVNSLAHWLGDQPFDDRNSPRDHVITALVTLGEGYHNFHHEFPSDYRNAIEWHQYDPTKWSIWMWKQLGLAYDLKQFKSNEIEKGRLQQLQKKLDQKRQTLDWGIPLEQLPIIDWDTYQTEAKNGRALVAVAGVIHDVTDFVKEHPGGKALITSGIGKDATAIFNGGVYNHSNAAHNLLSTMRVGVLRGGCEVEIWKRAQRENKDISFVSDTAGQKIIRAGSQVTRIAEPVPSADAA; this is encoded by the exons atggcTTCGAACGTGTCACCACCTTCGAGCATGGCGAAGACTTCTGAGCCTAATCGCAACAAGAAGTACGACCCAAAGAAGCCTCACATCACCGAGGAGCCCATTACCAAGGCAAATTGGTACAAACACGTTAACTGGCTTAACGTCACTCTCATTGTGGGAGTGCCTATCTATGGTCTCATCATGGCATACTGGACTCCTCTGCAGTGGAAGACTGCTGTCTGGGCCGTCCTTTACTACTTTATGACCGGTTTGGGTATTACAGCTG GTTACCACAGACTTTGGGCACATTCCTCATACTCTGCCACCCTCCCATTAAAGATTTTCCTCGCAGCCGTTGGAGGTGGAGCCGTCGAAGGTTCCATCAGATGGTGGTCAAGAGATCACAGAGCTCATCACAGATATACCGATACCGACAAAGACCCATACTCCGTACGAAAAGGTCTCCTATACTCCCACTTCGGATGGATGATCATGAAGCAAAACCCAAAGCGTATTGGACGTACCGATATCTCCGATTTGAACGATGACCCAGTTGTCGTTTGGCAACATCGCAACTACATCAAGACCGTCATCTTCATGGGTATGGTCTTCCCATGTCTCGTCACTGGTCTCGGTTGGGGTGATTGGTTTGGTGGTTTCATCTATGCTGGTATCCTCAGAATTTTCTTCGTTCAACAAGCTACTTTCTGTGTCAACTCTTTGGCTCATTGGCTTGGTGACCAACCTTTCGATGACCGCAACTCTCCTCGTGATCACGTCATCACTGCTCTCGTTACTCTCGGAGAAGGTTACCACAACTTCCATCACGAATTCCCCTCCGATTACCGTAATGCTATCGAATGGCATCAATATGACCCAACCAAATGGTCCATCTGGATGTGGAAGCAACTCGGTCTCGCCTACGATCTTAAGCAATTCAAGTCCAACGAAATCGAGAAGGGCCGTCTTCAACAACTCCAAAAGAAACTCGACCAAAAGAGACAAACTCTTGACTGGGGTATTCCTCTTGAACAATTACCAATCATCGACTGGGACACTTATCAAACCGAAGCCAAGAATGGACGTGCTCTTGTTGCTGTCGCTGGTGTTATTCACGATGTCACCGATTTCGTAAAGGAACATCCAGGTGGAAAGGCTCTTATCACATCCGGTATTGGCAAAGACGCAACTGCTATTTTCAATGGTGGTGTCTACAATCATTCCAACGCTGCCCACAATCTTCTTTCAACTATGCGTGTAGGTGTCCTACGCGGTGGATGCGAAGTTGAGATCTGGAAGCGTGCTCAACGTGAGAACAAggatatttcttttgtcaGTGATACAGCTGGTCAAAAGATCATCCGAGCTGGTAGCCAGGTAACCCGCATTGCGGAACCTGTTCCATCAGCAGATGCTGCATAA
- the Bcpup2 gene encoding Bcpup2 translates to MFIARSEYDRGINTFSPEGRLFQVEYSLEAIKLGSTAIGVATGGGVVLGVEKRVTSTLLETSSVEKIVEIDRHIGCAMSGLQADARSMVEHARVESQNHSFHYNEPLRVESCTQAICDLALRFGEGADGEESIMSRPFGVALLIAGYDEDGPQLYHAEPSGTFYRYDAKAIGSGSEGAQAELQNEFHKSLTIEEAETLVLKTLKQVMEEKLDSKNVQLASVTKEKGFRIYTDEEMAAVVERLPAN, encoded by the exons ATGTTTATTGCAAGATCCGAATATG ATCGGGGTATCAA CACCTTTTCCCCGGAAGGTCGTTTGTTCCAAGTAGAATACTCTCTAGAGGCCATCAAATTGGGATCAACGGCAATAGGAGTTGCAACCGGTGGCGGAGTGGTTCTCGGTGTTGAAAAGCGCGTAACCTCTACTTTACTCGAAACATCTTCCGTCGAGAAGATTGTCGAAATCGATCGTCACATTGGATGTGCCATGTCAGGACTTCAAGCAGATGCACGATCAATGGTAGAACACGCCCGAGTCGAATCTCAAAACCACAGTTTCCACTATAACGAACCTTTAAGAGTCGAGAGCTGTACTCAAGCCATCTGTGATTTGGCCTTGAGATTTGGTGAGGGTGcggatggagaagagagtaTCATGAGTAGACCATTCGGTGTTGCTCTTTTGATTGCTGGATACGATGAGGATGGACCACAATTATACCACGCTGAGCCAAGTGGAACCTTTTACAGATATGATGCAAAGGCTATTGGCTCAGGTTCAGAGGGAGCTCAAGCCGAACTACAGAACGAGTTTCACAAG TCGCTCACAATCGAAGAGGCAGAAACTTTGGTGTTGAAGACGTTGAAGCAGGTCATGGAAGAGAAATTAGATTCAAAGAATGTGCAATTGGCTAGTGTCACCAAGGAGAAGGGTTTCCGAATTTACACTGATGAGGAGATGGCAGCTGTTGTTGAACGCTTACCCGCGAATTAA
- the Bcspc97 gene encoding Bcspc97, whose amino-acid sequence MSSQARVSSQSERRSNDNPRSRPPSALAGTRNERPDVRRRPSPPPGAAESNHRRAQSSSQRSNRGVDERRTERVHISSRETVTSRTRSPDRRAPTERPRANDTSRSRGEEIPPKASKVETQPVLPWDPQVSLVPHTTAPLASRISIPPLASQAPQALQPQPLHELSLEVQEAAILEDLLFVFMGYEGQYIRFGKGYDPLIEKDRLAGPSFRILPGLDPSLQDLTTTMLKMATNYGATEAFVEVQSREEFGAVNHALCAAMRKLLQDYLILIAQLETQFLTNPSFTLHVLNLHTLPTSHMMLQLSSLAHEILKRNSMLEEDEEDGDGMDDFENILESLREGGDLGLGNIPGKKICKGGSVLGLITKRLETMSGDPAARSLLTSLLRDASRPYMVMLNEWLHHGSIKDPHAEFLVREQKSIKRERLEEDYTDEYWERRYTIRDTDVPPQLEGVKDKVLLAGKYLNVVRECGGVDVSKEVKDVPRSFDDNRFLENVNSAYAHANESLLNLLLTAHSLPARLRSLKHYFFLDRSDFFSYFLELGNSELRKPLKAVNTSKLQSLLDLVLRQPGSVAAQDPFKEDIKVEMNDISLTNMLTRVVNISGIEQGESLQTPAQPVTENDKAAVGFTSLQLDYSVPFPVSLVISRKTVWRYQALFRYLLSLRYLEQQLVTCWQTHNRAATWSHKSSNRNLELWKRRVFTLRARMLVFVQQLLYFCTSEVIEPNWQGLMARLNAKEDDKVGKTPAVRTVDELMQDHVDFLDTCMKECMLTNSRLLRIHSKLMSTCTMFATFTSWLSRELEKIDTDLLGTERPSTMNSQQWARYQRDRGSRNGEPNNGNPFSEGGFDEARLEKMYEIIKKYEFNFSKHLQILLDALNHYAATETVVLLGLCARLSTANQGTQFNGLRTDEDGAGQQ is encoded by the exons ATGTCTTCGCAAGCTAGAGTTTCTTCACAGTCTGAGCGAAGGTCGAATGATAATCCTAGATCTCGCCCACCGTCCGCACTGGCTGGCACAAGGAATGAGAGACCAGATGTACGCCGACGTCCTTCGCCGCCACCAGGAGCTGCGGAATCGAATCACCGAAGAGCTCAATCGAGCTCACAACGGAGTAATCGAGGGGTAGACGAGAGGAGGACTGAACGGGTGCATATCTCAAGTAGAGAGACAGTGACGTCTAGAACAAGAAGTCCGGATCGTCGCGCACCTACGGAACGTCCCAGGGCCAATGATACATCTAGATCGCGCGGGGAAGAGATTCCGCCAAAAGCATCAAAAGTCGAAACCCAACCTG TATTGCCATGGGATCCGCAAGTATCCTTAGTGCCGCATACAACTGCGCCATTAGCGTCCAGAATCTCCATTCCACCACTTGCTTCTCAAGCTCCACAAGCCTTACAGCCTCAGCCCCTTCACGAATTGTCTCTGGAAGTACAAGAGGCAGCTATATTGGAGGATCTTCTGTTTGTTTTCATGGGATATGAAGGGcaatatattagatttgGGAAGGGATATGATCCCCTCATTGAGAAGGATCGTCTTGCTGGTCCCAGCTTTAGGATTTTACCTGGCTTGGATCCTAGTTTACAGGACCTAACTACGACCATGCTCAAGATGGCTACAAATTACGGCGCAACCGAGGCATTTGTTGAAGTACAAAGCCGGGAAGAGTTTGGAGCTGTCAACCATGCATTGTGCGCTGCCATGAGGAAACTCCTACAAGATTACCTCATTTTGATCGCTCAGCTTGAAACCCAATTTCTTACCAACCCATCGTTTACTTTACACGTTCTAAACCTCCATACTCTTCCCACAAGCCACATGATGCTTCAGTTATCTTCGCTTGCCcatgaaatattgaagaggAACTCTATgcttgaggaagatgaggaagatggggatggaatggatgacTTCGAAAATATCCTAGAAAGTCTCCGTGAGGGTGGAGACCTTGGGCTTGGGAATATTCCAGGTAAAAAGATTTGCAAAGGTGGAAGCGTACTGGGTCTCATTACGAAGCGACTGGAGACAATGTCTGGTGATCCAGCCGCTCGGTCTCTCCTGACTTCACTGTTGAGAGATGCTAGTCGTCCTTACATGGTAATGCTCAACGAGTGGTTGCATCACGGAAGCATTAAAGACCCACACGCGGAGTTTTTAGTGAGAGAACAGAAGAGTATAAAGAGGGAGAGGTTGGAGGAAGATTATACCGACGAGTACTGGGAGAGACGATATACGATTAGGGATACTGATGTACCTCCTCAATTAGAAGGCGTGAAAGATAAAGTTCTCTTGGCCGGTAAGTATCTGAATGTCGTCCGTGAATGCGGGGGTGTCGATGTGAGCAAAGAGGTGAAAGACGTTCCTCGATCATTTGATGATAATCGATTTCTGGAAAATGTCAATAGTGCCTACGCGCACGCCAATGAGTCTTTACTTAACCTGTTATTGACTGCTCATTCCTTGCCTGCACGTTTGAGGTCTTTGAAGCActatttcttcttggatCGCTCGGACTTCTTCTCTTATTTCCTCGAGCTCGGTAATTCTGAGTTGCGAAAACCTCTCAAAGCTGTTAATACTAGTAAGCTTCAGTCATTACTTGATCTTGTTCTTCGACAACCTGGAAGTGTCGCCGCCCAGGATCCCTTCAAGGAAGACATCAAAGTTGAGATGAATGATATCAGCTTAACAAATATGTTGACCAGAGTAGTCAATATATCTGGCATTGAACAGGGAGAATCACTACAAACTCCTGCTCAACCAGTCACAGAGAACGATAAGGCTGCTGTAGGGTTTACTTCTCTTCAACTTGATTATTCTGTCCCATTCCCAGTGTCTCTTGTCATCAGTAGGAAGACAGTCTGGAGATATCAAGCACTCTTTCGATATCTGTTGTCTTTGCGTTATCTCGAGCAACAGCTTGTCACATGTTGGCAAACACATAATCGGGCCGCTACTTGGTCTCACAAAAGCTCAAATCGAAATCTTGAACTGTGGAAGCGAAGAGTGTTTACGTTGCGAGCAAGAATGCTGGTATTTGTGCAGCAACTTCTCTACTTTTGTACATCTGAAGTCATCGAACCAAACTGGCAGGGTTTGATGGCTCGACTCAATGCAAAAGAAGATGATAAAGTAGGGAAGACACCAGCCGTCAGAACAGTCGATGAACTCATGCAAGATCATGTCGACTTCCTTGATACGTGTATGAAGGAGTGCATGCTTACGAACAGCAGACTTTTGAGG ATTCACTCTAAATTAATGTCGACCTGCACTATGTTCGCAACGTTCACGTCATGGCTCTCaagagaattggagaagatcGACACGGATTTACTGGGCACAGAAAGACCCAGTACCATGAACTCGCAGCAATGGGCTCGCTACCAGCGTGACCGGGGTTCTAGAAATGGGGAACCTAACAATGGGAACCCATTTTCGGAGGGAGGTTTTGATGAAGCTCGACTCGAAAAGATGTATGAGATCATCAAGAAATACGAGTTCAACTTTAGCAAGCATTTGCAAATTTTGCTAGATGCTCTTAACCATTATGCTGCCACGGAAACTGTGGTGTTACTGGGATTGTGTGCAAGATTGAGTACTGCCAACCAAGGCACTCAATTCAACGGCCTGCGgactgatgaagatggtgcGGGACAACAATAG
- the Bcmet13 gene encoding Bcmet13 yields the protein MHIKDMLSEAERSGNPSFSFEFFPPKTAQGVQNLYDRMDRMHGLGPSFIDITWGAGGRLAQLTCEMVGVAQSQYGLETCMHLTCTDMGKEKVDEALRNAYKAGCTNILALRGDPPREKEKWEATEGGFQYAKDLVHHIRQTYGNHFDIGVAGYPEGCDDQDDEDLLLDHLKEKVDAGATFIVTQMFYDVDNFIDWLGKVKARGVNVPVIPGIMPINTYASFLRRCNHMGCKIPPKWSAALEEVKNDDAAVRNIGKDLVAEMCRRIIEAGVHHLHFYTMNLAQATRMVLEELSLTPSNQRPLKHALPWRQSLGLGRREEDVRPIFWKNRNKSYVARTQDWDEFPNGRWGDSRSPAFGELDAYGIGLKGSNEQNIKLWGQPKSIKDIAELFVSYLESGIESLPWSEAPISSEADIIKSDLIELNRRGFLTINSQPAVDGVKSSDPVYGWGPTNGYVYQKAYLELLVAPDMMPELVRRIQHEPDLTYYAVKKTGDVQTNAQSDGPNAVTWGVFPGKEIVQPTIVETISFLAWKDEAFRLGTDWAHCHSALSPSRGLIESIMDSWYLVNIVHNDFHKSHGLFPLFDGLTVKNLNEPFETSESGDVDGVRFIEPQTVPLTNGEANGH from the exons ATGCACATCAAAGACATGCTCTCGGAGGCTGAAAGGTCGGGCaatccctctttctctttcgaaTTTTTCCCACCAAAAACTGCTCAAGGTGTACAAAATCTTTACGATCGTATGGACCGCATGCATGGGTTAGGACCTAGTTTCATTGATATTACCTGGGGAGCAGGTGGTCGTCTCGCTCAATTGACCTGTGAGATGGTAGGAGTGGCTCAATCGCAATATGGATTGGAGACTTGCATGCATTTAACTTGTACCGATATGGGAAAAGAGAAGGTCGATGAAGCTCTCAGAAATGCCTACAAAGCTGGTTGCACGAACATTCTTGCTCTTAGAGGAGATCCAccgagagaaaaggaaaagtgGGAAGCAACTGAAGGAGGATTTCAATACGCGAAAGATCTTGTCCACCATATTCGTCAAACTTATGGcaatcattttgatatcggAGTTGCTGGATACCCCGAGGGTTGCGATGACCAGGACGACGAAGATTTGTTATTGGACCATTTGAAGGAGAAAGTTGATGCGGGTGCTACTTTTATTGTCACACAAATGTTCTACGATGTCGACAATTTCATCGATTGGCTGGGAAAAGTCAAAGCAAGAGGTGTTAACGTTCCTGTCATCCCAGGAATTATGCCCATTAACACATACGCAAGTTTCCTTCGAAGATGTAACCACATGGGGTGCAAGATTCCACCAAAGTGGAGTGCAGCTCTCGAAGAGGTCAAGAATGATGATGCTGCTGTACGAAACATTGGAAAAGATCTAGTTGCTGAGATGTGTCGTCGAATCATTGAAGCTGGAGTACATCATCTACATTTCTACACCATGAATTTGGCTCAGGCAACTCGTATGGTACTCGAAGAACTTAGTTTGACTCCGTCAAACCAACGTCCATTGAAGCACGCACTTCCATGGAGACAATCCCTTGGCCTTGGTCGTAGGGAGGAAGATGTTCGTCCAATTTTCTGGAAAAACCGAAACAAGTCTTACGTGGCTAGAACCCAAGATTGGGATGAATTTCCCAACGGTAGATGGGGAGACTCGAGATCTCCTGCCTTTGGTGAATTGGATGCTTATGGAATCGGATTGAAGGGTAGCAACGAACAGAACATTAAACTCTGGGGTCAGCCTAAGTCTATCAAAGATATCGCTGAACTATTCGTCAGTTACCTTGAGAGTGGCATAGAAAGTCTTCCTTGGAGTGAAGCTCCAATCTCAAGCGAAGCAGATATCATTAAGTCTGATTTGATTGAGCTCAATCGTCGTGGATTTCTTACCATCAACTCTCAACCTGCTGTTGATGGTGTCAAGTCATCTGATCCCGTTTATGGTTGGGGACCCACCAATGGTTACGTCTACCAAAAAGCTTATTTGGAACTTTTGGTCGCTCCTGATATGATGCCAGAGTTAGTGCGTCGTATCCAGCACGAACCCGATCTGACATACTATGCTGTCAAGAAGACTGGAGACGTGCAAACAAACGCACAAAGTGATGGACCGAACGCTGTCACTTGGGGAGTATTCCCTGGCAAGGAGATTGTTCAACCTACTATTGTCGAAACCATTAGTTTCTTGGCATGGAAAGATGAGGCATTCCGTCTGGGAACAGACTGGGCTCATTGCCATTCCGCACTTAGCCCAAGTCGTGGACTCATTGAATCCATTATGGATTCATGGTATCTTGTCAATATTG TTCATAACGACTTCCACAAGTCACATGGGCTCTTCCCACTTTTCGATGGGCTCACTGTAAAGAATCTCAACGAACCTTTCGAAACCTCCGAGAGTGGTGACGTTGATGGTGTACGATTTATCGAGCCCCAAACCGTCCCACTAACAAACGGAGAGGCCAATGGCCATTAA